In the genome of Halapricum salinum, one region contains:
- a CDS encoding 30S ribosomal protein S4 — protein MALGSNTKFYETPNHPYQGERIGEESGLLSQYGLKNKEELWRAQSELRGYRREARELLGQADTGVYEADEFLTRLKRLGILDDQDGLDDILSLDVTDVLERRLQTVAYRKGLGNTPKQARQFIVHGHVTVDGARVQTPSMKVAIDEESTIAFDETSPLADELHPERAEDQ, from the coding sequence ATGGCACTCGGATCCAACACCAAGTTCTACGAGACGCCGAACCACCCCTATCAGGGCGAGCGGATCGGCGAGGAGTCCGGCCTGCTCAGTCAGTACGGGCTGAAGAACAAAGAGGAGCTCTGGCGCGCCCAGTCCGAGCTGCGTGGCTACCGCCGCGAGGCTCGTGAACTGCTCGGCCAGGCCGACACCGGTGTCTACGAGGCCGACGAGTTCCTCACTCGACTGAAGCGACTGGGCATCCTCGACGACCAGGACGGGCTGGACGACATCCTGAGCCTGGACGTCACCGACGTGCTCGAGCGCCGCCTGCAGACGGTGGCCTACCGCAAGGGCCTGGGCAACACGCCCAAGCAGGCGCGACAGTTCATCGTCCACGGCCACGTCACCGTCGACGGTGCTCGCGTCCAGACGCCGTCGATGAAGGTGGCCATCGACGAGGAGAGCACCATCGCGTTCGACGAGACAAGTCCGCTGGCGGACGAACTCCACCCCGAACGAGCGGAGGACCAATAA
- a CDS encoding 30S ribosomal protein S9 has translation MVTNTSGKKKTAIARATVSDGNGRVRINSRPVELVEPELARLKMLEPFRIADADLRESVDVDITVEGGGTTGQADATRTAIARGLVQHTNDAELRDAFMEFDRSLLVNDVRQSEPKKWGGPGARARYQKSYR, from the coding sequence ATGGTAACGAACACGTCAGGAAAGAAGAAGACAGCCATCGCTCGCGCGACTGTGAGCGACGGTAACGGTCGGGTTCGGATCAACTCCCGGCCTGTCGAACTGGTGGAACCGGAGCTGGCACGGCTGAAGATGCTCGAGCCGTTCCGCATCGCCGACGCCGACCTCCGCGAGTCGGTCGATGTCGACATCACGGTCGAAGGCGGCGGGACGACCGGGCAGGCAGACGCCACCCGGACGGCGATCGCCCGCGGCCTGGTCCAGCACACGAACGACGCGGAACTGCGCGACGCGTTCATGGAGTTCGACCGGTCGCTACTGGTCAACGACGTGCGCCAGTCCGAACCCAAGAAGTGGGGCGGACCGGGTGCCCGTGCGCGCTATCAGAAGTCCTACCGCTAA
- a CDS encoding 50S ribosomal protein L18e, which translates to MSKSNPRLSSLIADLKSAARQSGGDVWGDIADRLEKPRRTHAEVNLGRIERYAQEDETVVVPGKVLGSGVLQKDVTVAAVDFSGSAETKIEQAGEVVSLEQAVADNPDGSNVRVIK; encoded by the coding sequence ATGAGTAAGAGTAATCCGAGACTCAGTAGTCTCATCGCCGATCTGAAGTCGGCCGCCCGGCAGTCGGGCGGAGACGTCTGGGGCGACATCGCCGACCGGCTGGAGAAGCCGCGGCGTACCCACGCGGAAGTCAACCTGGGGCGTATCGAACGATACGCTCAGGAAGACGAGACCGTCGTCGTTCCAGGCAAGGTCCTCGGCAGTGGTGTCCTGCAGAAGGACGTCACCGTCGCGGCCGTCGACTTCTCAGGCTCGGCAGAGACAAAGATCGAACAGGCCGGCGAGGTCGTCTCGCTCGAACAAGCAGTCGCTGACAACCCCGACGGATCGAACGTACGGGTGATCAAATGA
- a CDS encoding 30S ribosomal protein S13, with protein MSAEDPDADEAPEDDEDLRYFVRIGQTDLDGTKSVERSLTELNGIGHRAARIIAQKAGVDRRDTFGRLDDETIDEVVELVEGFADEVPEWLANHRNDFFSGETSHEIGNDLDLTKRQDINRMKMIDSYKGVRHKRGQKVRGQRTKSTGRTEGTIGVNVEAIKEEQAEEAAAEEE; from the coding sequence ATGAGTGCAGAAGACCCAGACGCGGACGAAGCGCCGGAGGACGATGAGGACCTTCGGTACTTCGTCCGTATCGGCCAGACGGACCTCGACGGCACGAAGTCTGTCGAGCGTTCGCTGACAGAACTGAACGGTATCGGCCACCGCGCCGCTCGGATCATCGCCCAGAAGGCGGGCGTCGATCGACGGGACACTTTCGGTCGCCTCGACGACGAGACGATCGACGAGGTCGTCGAACTCGTCGAAGGCTTCGCCGACGAAGTCCCCGAGTGGCTCGCGAACCATCGCAACGACTTCTTCAGCGGTGAGACGTCCCACGAGATCGGCAACGATCTCGACCTCACCAAGCGACAGGACATCAACCGCATGAAGATGATCGACTCCTACAAGGGCGTCCGCCACAAGCGCGGGCAGAAAGTCCGTGGTCAGCGCACCAAGTCCACGGGCCGTACCGAGGGGACGATCGGTGTCAACGTCGAAGCGATCAAAGAAGAACAGGCTGAGGAAGCCGCAGCTGAGGAAGAATAA
- the proB gene encoding glutamate 5-kinase produces the protein MTEQETERVETVDAEEVERARQLAADAQRVVVKAGTNSLTDEESRLDRVKLDKLVSDIMDLRKRGKDVLLVSSGAIGAGKGLLDEDVETVEGSQALSTIGQSQLMHHYTQSFDRYDQQVAQVLLTEHDLSNPERFTNFANTVEQLFEWGVVPIINENDAVATEEIQIGDNDMISASVAIGIDVDLLVTLTDVGGVFTGNPKDDPDAELIEAVGTNYSAVQEIIDASTDAAFGGIQTKVEGARDASEHGIPAIIAKSTERDVLEKIATAKPVGTLFVPINGESDE, from the coding sequence ATGACTGAACAGGAGACCGAGCGCGTCGAAACCGTCGACGCCGAGGAAGTCGAACGGGCGCGTCAACTCGCGGCCGACGCCCAGCGCGTCGTCGTCAAGGCCGGGACGAACTCCCTGACCGACGAGGAGTCACGGCTGGATCGCGTGAAACTGGACAAGCTCGTCAGCGACATCATGGACCTCCGAAAACGGGGCAAGGACGTCCTCCTCGTGTCGTCGGGCGCCATCGGCGCCGGCAAGGGACTGCTCGACGAAGACGTCGAGACCGTCGAAGGCTCCCAGGCCCTCTCGACCATCGGTCAGAGTCAACTGATGCACCACTACACCCAGAGTTTCGACCGCTACGACCAGCAAGTGGCCCAGGTCCTGCTCACCGAACACGACCTGTCGAACCCCGAGCGCTTCACCAACTTCGCCAACACTGTCGAGCAGCTGTTCGAATGGGGCGTCGTCCCGATCATCAACGAGAACGACGCCGTCGCCACAGAAGAGATCCAGATCGGCGACAACGACATGATCTCCGCCTCCGTGGCCATCGGAATCGACGTCGATCTGCTGGTGACGCTGACCGACGTCGGCGGCGTCTTCACGGGCAATCCCAAGGACGACCCAGACGCCGAGTTGATCGAGGCCGTCGGCACGAACTACAGCGCAGTCCAGGAGATCATCGACGCCTCGACGGACGCGGCGTTCGGCGGCATCCAGACCAAAGTCGAGGGGGCTCGCGACGCGAGCGAGCACGGTATCCCCGCCATCATCGCCAAATCCACGGAACGGGACGTCCTGGAGAAAATCGCTACTGCCAAACCCGTGGGAACGCTATTCGTCCCTATCAACGGTGAGTCCGATGAGTGA
- a CDS encoding 30S ribosomal protein S11, whose amino-acid sequence MAEDDDSKWGIAHVHASFNNTIITITDLTGAETLTKSSGGTVVKQNRDEASPYAAMQMAEVVAEDVQAQGIEGVHVRVRGPGGNLQTNPGPGAQATIRALARAGLEIGRIEDVTPIPHDGTRSPKSSG is encoded by the coding sequence ATGGCAGAAGACGACGACAGCAAGTGGGGCATCGCCCACGTGCACGCATCGTTCAACAACACCATCATCACGATCACCGACCTGACGGGCGCGGAGACGCTGACCAAGTCCAGCGGCGGGACGGTCGTCAAGCAGAACCGCGACGAGGCCTCGCCCTACGCCGCGATGCAGATGGCCGAGGTCGTCGCCGAAGACGTCCAGGCCCAGGGCATCGAGGGTGTCCACGTTCGGGTTCGCGGTCCCGGTGGCAATCTCCAGACCAACCCCGGTCCGGGCGCCCAGGCGACGATTCGAGCGCTGGCCCGAGCCGGTCTCGAAATCGGTCGCATCGAGGACGTCACGCCGATTCCACACGACGGCACACGCAGTCCGAAATCCAGCGGGTAA
- a CDS encoding glutamate-5-semialdehyde dehydrogenase, whose translation MSETVYDTDGQVTEAQQAALRLANVSEDDRDDALQSIADAIREHSEAILEANEQDVAEAEQLLEEGEYTQALVDRLKLDDGKLESIAEMVESVAAQDDPLGETLEARELDDDLELYKVAVPIGVVGTIFESRPDALVQIAALSLKSGNAVILKGGSEASESNRVLYETIVEATGEMPEGWAQLIEAHEEVDALLEMDDKVDLIMPRGSSEFVSYIQDNTQIPVLGHTEGVCHVYVDSEADLEMAADIAFDAKTQYPAVCNAVETLLVSEDVAADFLPGMVARYEDAGVTLRGCPTTQEFVDIDPATDEDWATEYGDLELSIKVVEDVYDAIDHANTFGSKHTESIVTENSQHAEAFMTGIDAASVFHNASTRFADGYRYGLGAEVGISTGKIHARGPVGLAGLTTYKYYLEGDGQLVATYAGDDAKPFTHRDFEGDWRPGQLSGN comes from the coding sequence ATGAGTGAGACTGTCTACGACACCGACGGGCAAGTCACGGAAGCACAGCAGGCGGCGCTGCGACTCGCGAACGTCAGCGAGGACGATCGTGACGACGCCCTCCAGTCGATCGCCGACGCCATCCGCGAGCACAGCGAGGCGATTCTGGAGGCCAACGAGCAAGACGTCGCGGAAGCCGAGCAACTGCTCGAAGAGGGCGAGTACACCCAGGCACTCGTCGATCGGCTGAAACTCGACGACGGAAAGCTCGAATCGATCGCCGAGATGGTCGAGTCCGTCGCCGCACAGGACGATCCCCTCGGCGAGACGCTGGAGGCCCGCGAACTGGACGACGATCTGGAGCTGTACAAGGTCGCGGTCCCTATCGGCGTCGTCGGGACCATCTTCGAATCCCGGCCCGACGCGCTGGTCCAGATCGCCGCGCTGTCGCTCAAATCCGGGAACGCAGTGATCTTGAAAGGTGGCAGCGAGGCCAGCGAGTCGAACCGGGTCCTCTACGAGACCATCGTCGAGGCCACAGGTGAAATGCCCGAGGGCTGGGCCCAGCTCATCGAGGCCCACGAGGAGGTCGACGCCCTGCTGGAGATGGACGACAAGGTCGATCTCATCATGCCGCGTGGCTCCTCGGAGTTCGTCTCCTACATTCAGGACAACACCCAGATTCCCGTGCTGGGCCACACCGAGGGGGTCTGTCACGTCTACGTCGACAGCGAGGCCGATCTGGAGATGGCCGCAGACATCGCCTTCGACGCCAAGACCCAGTATCCTGCGGTCTGTAACGCCGTGGAGACGCTGCTCGTCAGCGAGGACGTGGCCGCGGACTTCCTGCCCGGGATGGTCGCTCGTTACGAAGACGCGGGCGTGACTCTGCGTGGCTGTCCCACGACCCAGGAGTTCGTGGATATCGATCCCGCGACCGACGAGGACTGGGCGACGGAGTACGGCGATCTGGAACTCTCGATCAAGGTCGTCGAGGACGTCTACGACGCGATCGATCACGCCAACACCTTCGGCTCGAAACACACCGAGTCGATCGTCACCGAGAATAGCCAGCACGCAGAAGCCTTCATGACTGGGATCGACGCCGCGAGCGTCTTCCACAACGCCTCGACGCGGTTCGCCGACGGGTATCGCTACGGTCTGGGTGCCGAAGTCGGGATCTCGACCGGGAAGATCCACGCGCGTGGCCCCGTGGGTCTTGCGGGTTTGACGACGTACAAGTACTATCTGGAGGGTGACGGGCAGCTCGTCGCGACCTACGCTGGTGACGATGCGAAGCCGTTCACGCACCGCGATTTCGAGGGTGACTGGCGGCCTGGACAGCTCTCTGGCAACTGA
- a CDS encoding sulfite oxidase-like oxidoreductase, with the protein MRDVTDLYQEFGDERLPPGQSEREDFPVLSKGGTPRVDTDVWEFTVSGAVENELTFTWEEFLDLPSETQLQDFHCVTGWSRLDNEFTGVPFPEIVERAGVSEDAVHVMFGAADDYTTDLAFDACNRQEVLFAYELDGEPLPADHGGPLRVVTPHKYAWKGAKWVDSVTFLTEEERGYWEQRGYSDTANPWEQDRYS; encoded by the coding sequence ATGCGCGACGTTACGGATCTCTACCAGGAATTCGGCGACGAGCGACTTCCGCCGGGCCAGAGCGAGCGCGAGGATTTCCCCGTCCTCTCGAAAGGCGGCACACCCCGGGTCGATACCGACGTCTGGGAATTCACCGTCTCGGGTGCCGTCGAGAACGAACTCACCTTCACGTGGGAGGAATTTCTCGACCTCCCGAGTGAGACCCAACTCCAGGACTTCCACTGTGTCACGGGCTGGAGCCGTCTCGACAACGAGTTCACGGGCGTCCCCTTCCCCGAAATCGTCGAGCGCGCGGGCGTCTCCGAGGACGCCGTCCACGTCATGTTCGGCGCGGCCGACGACTACACCACCGACCTCGCCTTCGACGCCTGCAACCGCCAGGAGGTCCTGTTTGCCTACGAACTCGACGGCGAACCCCTCCCCGCAGATCACGGTGGCCCCCTGCGGGTCGTCACGCCACACAAGTACGCCTGGAAAGGCGCCAAGTGGGTCGACAGCGTCACCTTCCTCACCGAGGAAGAACGTGGCTACTGGGAACAACGCGGCTACTCCGACACCGCCAATCCCTGGGAACAGGACCGCTATAGCTAA
- a CDS encoding SPL family radical SAM protein, with amino-acid sequence MVERVTTASDPTDAVLSESALSVHGVCDYVVNVATGCRHGCAFCYVPSTPPVRARKDMICAESGVESPRSDWGSYVLYRDDLPERLDAHLDRKRTWHETERGRGIVGVSFSTDPYMDDRAAGIATDVIRVLADHEKYVRVLTRNPTRALRDLETFVDAGEYVTVGTSIPSLNAEAVRALEPHAPAPASRLDALRSFAEAGVQVYALASPTYPDQDRAALRRLLERIATVDPAVVFHEPFNVRSARMSATRSHARDCGDRDLADAFDRLSGTDAWIEYALEHSRQVLELGADLSLPIHLCPHWQLTRAADGAVRKWFEAWRERQPPESFAGRPLSDDAPLSTPDFERR; translated from the coding sequence ATGGTCGAACGCGTCACCACTGCCTCGGACCCGACCGATGCCGTGCTCTCGGAGTCGGCGCTGTCGGTTCACGGCGTCTGTGATTACGTCGTCAACGTCGCGACCGGGTGTCGCCACGGGTGTGCGTTCTGTTACGTCCCGTCGACACCGCCCGTTCGTGCACGCAAAGACATGATCTGTGCGGAGAGCGGCGTCGAAAGCCCACGTTCGGACTGGGGTAGTTACGTCCTCTATCGTGACGACCTCCCCGAACGACTCGACGCACACCTCGACCGGAAGCGAACGTGGCACGAGACCGAACGCGGCAGGGGGATCGTCGGCGTCTCCTTCAGTACCGACCCGTACATGGACGACCGTGCGGCCGGTATCGCGACCGACGTAATCCGTGTGCTGGCCGACCACGAGAAGTACGTGCGAGTGCTGACCCGGAATCCGACCCGGGCGCTACGGGACCTCGAGACGTTTGTCGACGCTGGCGAGTACGTCACTGTCGGTACCTCGATCCCCTCGCTGAACGCCGAGGCGGTTCGGGCGCTGGAACCGCACGCTCCGGCCCCCGCGAGTCGTCTCGACGCGCTCCGGTCGTTCGCCGAGGCTGGCGTCCAGGTGTATGCCCTCGCCTCGCCCACCTACCCCGATCAGGATCGGGCCGCCCTCCGGCGGCTCCTCGAACGGATCGCGACCGTCGATCCCGCCGTGGTGTTCCACGAGCCGTTCAACGTCCGGAGCGCGCGGATGTCGGCGACACGCTCGCACGCCCGTGACTGTGGCGACCGGGACCTCGCGGACGCGTTCGACCGCCTGTCCGGCACTGACGCGTGGATCGAGTACGCCCTCGAGCACTCCCGGCAGGTATTGGAGCTCGGAGCCGACCTCAGTCTCCCGATTCACCTCTGTCCTCACTGGCAGCTCACGCGGGCGGCAGACGGTGCCGTTCGGAAGTGGTTCGAGGCCTGGCGGGAGCGCCAACCGCCCGAGTCGTTCGCGGGACGACCGCTGTCGGACGACGCGCCGCTATCGACTCCGGATTTCGAGCGTCGGTGA
- the eno gene encoding phosphopyruvate hydratase: MTLITDIRLRRVLDSRGNPTVEADVTTESGGFGRAAAPSGASTGEHEAIELPANEAIAQAREHAVPRLVGEVYAGDQREVDGVLRAADGTDNFSEIGANAAVAISMAAAKAGADVLGAPLYQHLGGTFRGDQFPTPLGNVVGGGEHAAEATNIQEFLSAPVGAPSVTEAVFANAKVHARIKELLEDEGVPTNKGDEGAWAPPIGDDKAFEIVDQATSEIADELGFEIGFGLDMAAAEMYEDGEYVYDGEDNRSTDEQIEYVAEMTREYDLAYVEDPLDENDFEAFADLTDEVGDETLICGDDLYVTNVERLQTGIEQGSSNSILIKPNQIGTLSDAVDAIELGAKNGIQSVVSHRSGETEDTTIAHLAVGAAAPYIKTGTVAGERTAKLNELIRIEEQA; this comes from the coding sequence ATGACGCTGATCACCGACATCCGACTCCGACGCGTACTGGACTCCCGAGGCAACCCGACTGTCGAAGCCGACGTCACCACCGAGAGTGGCGGCTTCGGCCGTGCGGCCGCACCGAGCGGCGCGAGCACGGGCGAACACGAAGCCATCGAACTGCCGGCCAACGAGGCCATCGCACAGGCACGCGAACACGCCGTGCCGCGGCTCGTCGGCGAGGTCTACGCCGGCGACCAGCGCGAGGTCGACGGAGTGCTCCGAGCGGCTGACGGCACGGACAACTTCTCGGAGATCGGCGCGAACGCCGCAGTCGCCATCTCGATGGCCGCGGCCAAGGCCGGTGCCGACGTGCTCGGTGCGCCGCTGTACCAGCACCTCGGTGGCACCTTCCGCGGCGATCAGTTCCCGACCCCCCTTGGGAACGTCGTCGGCGGTGGCGAACACGCCGCCGAGGCGACGAACATCCAGGAGTTCCTCTCCGCACCGGTCGGTGCACCGAGCGTGACCGAGGCGGTCTTCGCGAACGCGAAGGTCCACGCCCGGATCAAGGAACTGCTCGAAGACGAGGGCGTGCCGACGAACAAGGGCGACGAGGGTGCCTGGGCGCCGCCGATCGGCGACGACAAAGCGTTCGAGATCGTCGACCAGGCGACCTCCGAAATTGCGGACGAACTCGGCTTCGAGATCGGCTTCGGCCTGGACATGGCCGCCGCCGAGATGTACGAGGACGGCGAATACGTCTACGACGGCGAGGACAACCGTTCGACCGACGAACAGATCGAGTACGTCGCAGAGATGACCCGCGAGTACGACCTCGCGTACGTGGAAGATCCTCTCGACGAGAACGACTTCGAGGCCTTCGCCGACCTCACCGACGAGGTCGGCGACGAGACGCTCATCTGTGGTGACGACCTGTACGTGACGAACGTCGAGCGCCTCCAGACCGGGATCGAACAGGGGTCGTCGAACTCGATCCTCATCAAGCCAAACCAGATCGGCACTCTCTCCGACGCCGTCGACGCCATCGAACTCGGCGCGAAGAACGGTATCCAGTCCGTGGTCTCGCATCGATCCGGCGAGACCGAGGACACGACCATCGCTCACCTCGCCGTCGGCGCCGCGGCCCCGTACATCAAGACGGGGACCGTCGCCGGCGAGCGGACGGCGAAACTGAACGAACTGATCAGGATCGAAGAACAAGCATGA
- a CDS encoding DNA-directed RNA polymerase subunit K → MMGQQYNRYEKARIIGARALQIAHGAPVLVETDQTQPILIAAEEFDAGVLPFTVNRGKHT, encoded by the coding sequence ATGATGGGACAGCAGTACAACCGCTACGAGAAAGCCCGCATCATCGGTGCCCGAGCGCTGCAGATCGCACACGGCGCGCCGGTGCTGGTCGAGACCGACCAGACCCAGCCGATCCTCATCGCGGCCGAGGAGTTCGACGCTGGGGTCCTGCCCTTCACAGTTAACAGAGGTAAACACACATGA
- the rpsB gene encoding 30S ribosomal protein S2, whose translation MSQDEDDADIDDASETAGEAGAVAEAEEAPASEAEESATDVETPAEEADAAEEQAAEEEPTLDEDVMPEGEEADLLIPVDDYLGAGVHIGTQQKTKDMERFIHRVRTDGLYVLDVSMTDKRIRTAADFLANYDPEQILVASSRQYGRFPAEKFAQAVGARARTGRFIPGTLTNPDYEGYIEPDVVVVTDPIGDAQAVKEAITVGIPVIAMCDSNNTTSNVDLVVPTNNKGRKALSVVYWLLANETLDRRGAEPSYALEDFESEI comes from the coding sequence ATGAGTCAGGACGAAGACGACGCAGACATCGACGACGCTTCGGAGACAGCCGGCGAGGCCGGCGCCGTCGCCGAGGCTGAGGAAGCGCCCGCGTCCGAGGCCGAGGAGTCGGCCACGGACGTCGAGACACCGGCCGAGGAGGCCGACGCTGCGGAAGAGCAGGCCGCCGAGGAGGAGCCGACGCTCGACGAGGACGTCATGCCGGAGGGCGAGGAGGCAGACCTCCTCATCCCGGTCGACGACTACCTCGGTGCCGGGGTCCACATCGGGACCCAGCAGAAGACCAAGGACATGGAGCGGTTCATCCACCGCGTCCGCACGGACGGGCTGTACGTGCTGGACGTCTCGATGACCGACAAGCGGATCCGCACGGCAGCGGACTTCCTGGCGAACTACGATCCCGAGCAGATCCTCGTGGCATCGAGTCGGCAGTACGGTCGGTTCCCGGCCGAGAAGTTCGCCCAGGCCGTCGGTGCACGCGCCCGGACTGGTCGATTTATCCCCGGGACACTGACTAACCCCGACTACGAGGGCTACATCGAGCCCGACGTCGTGGTCGTCACGGACCCGATCGGTGACGCCCAGGCCGTCAAGGAGGCCATCACCGTCGGGATCCCGGTCATCGCGATGTGTGACTCCAACAACACCACCAGCAACGTCGACCTCGTCGTCCCGACGAACAACAAGGGTCGAAAAGCACTGTCGGTCGTCTACTGGCTGCTGGCCAACGAGACGCTCGACCGCCGCGGTGCCGAGCCGTCCTACGCCCTCGAAGACTTCGAGAGCGAGATCTAA
- a CDS encoding 50S ribosomal protein L13 — translation MKADTTDADVIVDARDCIMGRVASQVAERAMDGESVAVVNVERAVITGSEDDVTSKFQKRRELGSDRGPAYPKRPDGIFKRAIRGMVPYKEQKGRAAFENVRVYVGNPYDDEGEILEGTSLDRLSNIKFVQLDELSESLGAKVTW, via the coding sequence ATGAAAGCAGACACCACCGACGCCGACGTGATCGTCGACGCGCGTGACTGCATCATGGGTCGCGTGGCCTCTCAGGTCGCCGAACGCGCGATGGACGGCGAGTCGGTCGCCGTCGTCAACGTCGAACGCGCGGTCATCACCGGTAGCGAGGACGACGTCACGTCGAAGTTCCAGAAGCGGCGTGAACTCGGCTCCGACCGTGGACCAGCCTACCCCAAGCGACCCGACGGTATCTTCAAGCGGGCCATCCGCGGGATGGTGCCCTACAAGGAGCAGAAGGGTCGGGCGGCCTTCGAGAACGTCCGCGTGTACGTGGGCAACCCCTACGACGACGAGGGCGAGATTCTCGAGGGAACCTCGCTGGATCGACTGTCGAACATCAAGTTCGTCCAGCTGGACGAGCTATCCGAAAGCCTCGGAGCCAAGGTAACATGGTAA
- a CDS encoding DNA-directed RNA polymerase subunit N, protein MMVPVRCFTCGNVIGGHWEEFKARTREDDEDPEKVLDELGVERHCCRRMLVSHKDLVDIVSPYQ, encoded by the coding sequence ATGATGGTACCGGTCAGGTGTTTCACCTGTGGAAACGTCATCGGCGGGCACTGGGAAGAGTTCAAAGCGCGGACGCGTGAAGACGACGAAGACCCCGAGAAGGTACTCGACGAACTCGGTGTCGAACGGCATTGCTGTCGCCGGATGCTCGTCTCCCACAAGGACCTCGTCGACATCGTCTCACCCTACCAATGA
- a CDS encoding TorD/DmsD family molecular chaperone, with translation MSDAADVRGESAQIAQGYAVLARCWRQPDEALVDAIESGALDAIVPGIETVDLQRMRTEHARLFVGPKDPPCPPYESVYRDADEEGFGDVLGSSTRAVVRWYREYGLGLDPDWPDLPDHVATELEFAGHLVATESPATLEQFLDEHPRQWFGRFLESVRVATDEPFYRELADATERAAFE, from the coding sequence ATGAGTGACGCCGCCGACGTGAGGGGCGAGTCGGCCCAGATCGCCCAGGGCTACGCCGTGCTGGCGCGGTGCTGGCGACAGCCCGACGAGGCGCTGGTCGACGCGATCGAGTCGGGCGCGCTCGACGCCATCGTCCCGGGGATCGAGACGGTCGATCTTCAGCGGATGCGGACCGAGCACGCCCGGCTGTTCGTCGGCCCGAAAGACCCGCCGTGTCCGCCCTACGAGAGCGTCTACCGCGACGCCGACGAGGAAGGGTTCGGTGACGTCCTCGGGTCGTCGACCAGGGCGGTCGTCCGGTGGTACCGGGAGTACGGCCTTGGCCTCGATCCCGACTGGCCTGATTTGCCGGACCACGTCGCGACCGAACTGGAGTTCGCGGGCCATCTGGTGGCTACCGAGTCGCCGGCCACTCTCGAACAGTTCCTCGACGAGCATCCGCGGCAGTGGTTCGGGAGGTTCCTCGAGAGCGTCAGAGTGGCGACCGACGAGCCGTTCTACCGGGAACTCGCCGACGCGACCGAACGGGCCGCGTTCGAATAG
- a CDS encoding DNA-directed RNA polymerase subunit D, whose translation MADYDVAFIERDDRRARFLVRGVTPAFANGIRRAMIADVPTFSIDTVRFVENSSVMFDEQIALRLGLIPLTTPLGDEFEEDDVVTLALDVEGPETAYSGDIVSSDDLVQPADADVPIMDLKDGQRLEFEADATLGYGKDHAKHQGGVAVGYRHLQRVEVVGERDEFDDGEAEIVRGVIETEDGDLVPTEDFDNDLTERYPDSEVEVHDVEKAFVFDVESDGSFDVDTLVQAGIDSIRGRAEALKDAVQL comes from the coding sequence ATGGCAGACTACGACGTAGCGTTCATCGAGCGGGACGATCGACGGGCACGGTTCCTCGTGCGAGGAGTCACGCCGGCGTTCGCAAACGGCATCCGCCGGGCGATGATCGCCGACGTGCCCACCTTCAGCATCGATACCGTCCGGTTCGTCGAGAACTCCTCGGTCATGTTCGACGAGCAGATCGCGCTCCGGCTCGGGCTGATCCCGCTGACCACGCCGCTGGGCGACGAGTTCGAGGAGGACGACGTCGTCACGCTCGCACTCGACGTCGAGGGGCCAGAGACGGCCTACTCCGGGGACATCGTCTCCAGCGACGATCTGGTCCAGCCGGCCGACGCGGACGTGCCGATCATGGACCTCAAGGACGGTCAGCGCCTGGAGTTCGAGGCCGACGCGACTCTCGGCTACGGGAAAGACCACGCCAAACACCAGGGCGGCGTGGCCGTCGGCTATCGACACCTCCAGCGCGTCGAGGTCGTCGGAGAGCGAGACGAGTTCGACGACGGCGAGGCCGAGATCGTCCGCGGGGTCATCGAGACCGAAGACGGCGACCTCGTCCCGACCGAGGACTTCGACAACGACCTCACCGAGCGCTACCCTGACAGTGAGGTCGAAGTTCACGACGTCGAGAAGGCATTCGTCTTCGACGTGGAGTCTGACGGCTCCTTCGACGTGGACACGCTGGTCCAGGCAGGTATCGACTCGATCCGCGGTCGCGCGGAAGCACTGAAAGACGCGGTACAACTGTAA